In Erythrobacter litoralis HTCC2594, a single genomic region encodes these proteins:
- a CDS encoding arginyltransferase: MTAPVRFPRFFVTSPAPCPYLPGKTERKVFTELKGPHADQLNEALGRIGFRRSQTVAYRPSCVDCNACVSVRVAATEFAPSNSQKRNLKRNSDLIRVECRPWATTEQFDLLRQYLATRHPEGGMAAMDEMDFADMVEHTPVSSYVIEYREPTETGEPGRLVGACLTDRQGDGLSMIYSFYDPEHVKRSGLGNYIILDHIRMAAEEGLPFVYLGYWVDGSGRMEYKIRYRPIEKLGPSGWLRVSGDEQDRLVRRAADQRAAARARRSAQFSSAG, encoded by the coding sequence GTGACGGCCCCCGTACGCTTTCCCCGCTTTTTCGTGACGAGCCCTGCGCCGTGCCCGTATCTGCCGGGCAAGACCGAGCGGAAAGTGTTTACCGAGCTCAAGGGCCCGCATGCCGACCAGCTCAACGAAGCGCTCGGCCGGATCGGATTCCGCCGCAGCCAGACCGTTGCCTATCGGCCCAGCTGCGTCGACTGCAATGCCTGCGTTTCGGTGCGCGTCGCCGCGACGGAGTTCGCGCCGTCCAATTCGCAGAAGCGGAACCTCAAGCGCAACAGCGACCTCATTCGGGTGGAATGTCGGCCTTGGGCGACCACGGAGCAATTCGATTTGCTGCGGCAATATCTCGCTACGCGCCATCCCGAAGGGGGCATGGCGGCGATGGACGAGATGGATTTTGCAGATATGGTGGAACATACGCCCGTCTCAAGCTATGTGATTGAATATAGGGAGCCCACCGAGACGGGAGAGCCCGGCCGATTGGTCGGTGCATGCCTCACGGACCGGCAGGGCGACGGGTTGTCGATGATCTACAGTTTCTACGACCCGGAACATGTGAAACGATCGGGTCTTGGCAATTATATCATCCTTGATCACATCCGGATGGCGGCGGAAGAAGGCCTGCCTTTCGTGTACCTCGGCTATTGGGTCGATGGCTCGGGGCGGATGGAATACAAGATCCGCTATCGCCCGATCGAAAAACTCGGACCCAGTGGCTGGCTCCGCGTCTCCGGCGACGAGCAGGACCGGCTGGTGCGCCGCGCCGCCGATCAACGCGCGGCAGCGCGCGCTCGCAGGTCCGCGCAGTTCAGCTCGGCAGGCTAG
- a CDS encoding fasciclin domain-containing protein → MRTITILPALLAATALAACGDADPSGAPEAISDNLSVVLEDTDELSTVRNAMEATGLASLLHGPGTSYTIIAPSDAAFAEITGDEDLEPPVLAALLREHIVPGHLDREAIVSAIESNGGPVRVATVGQGTLEFSHNGDDLLATHSESGLSARMTGAGGQAENGTLLVVDAVLTAPPARDAAA, encoded by the coding sequence ATGAGAACAATCACGATCCTCCCCGCCCTGCTCGCGGCGACGGCCCTTGCGGCGTGCGGCGACGCGGACCCATCTGGCGCACCCGAAGCGATAAGCGACAACCTCAGCGTGGTGCTCGAAGACACTGACGAGCTTTCGACCGTCCGCAATGCCATGGAGGCGACCGGCCTTGCCTCGCTGCTCCACGGCCCGGGAACGAGCTACACCATCATCGCTCCGAGCGACGCTGCCTTCGCTGAAATCACTGGCGACGAAGACCTCGAGCCGCCGGTCCTTGCAGCGCTCTTGCGCGAGCACATCGTGCCGGGCCACCTCGACCGCGAGGCGATAGTGTCGGCGATCGAAAGCAACGGCGGTCCGGTCAGGGTCGCTACCGTCGGCCAGGGCACGCTCGAATTTTCGCACAATGGCGACGACCTGCTGGCGACGCATTCGGAAAGCGGGTTGTCGGCCCGGATGACCGGTGCCGGCGGACAGGCCGAAAACGGTACGCTGCTGGTGGTCGACGCTGTGCTGACCGCTCCGCCGGCGCGCGATGCAGCTGCCTGA
- a CDS encoding autotransporter assembly complex protein TamA, protein MAGSASPATSRTGWCAAPPINARQRALAGPRSSARQASLIAGSLHWAAILALALPSQLAAQQSQQQRLEDLIPDSAVEDPDSWAAQGVEARPEDAVDEVADADIDTDTPLAELPDMAIEWPDEIELAEAPEVEPDESLEFAEATFGDEDFLPDAQVVEITDSLVLAFPAQDEGFTVRNEFVERFDALSNIKAFDDGETNVAQLAARAAADEELLNNLLRNYGFYDGLVVRTLGEIQEADEIPAVRFDIVPGPRYRFGVIDLGSLVTAPDANELRAAFEIESGDPLDNDRIIAEQLDLDIALGETGYPFAEIAAPSLLIDHDRSEGDLTLPVEPNGKYAFGQVISDRPEFLSSRHLQRIARFEAGDVYQRSLQLDLRRAITATGLVSRVSIDVQEVQPPADGDVGVVDLNVAMTPAPLRTIAGAVGYGSEEGFRVQASWEHRNLFPPEGSLRVRGILGTREQLAGVTFRKNNFRKRDQILTLDAYASDLETDAVDARTIALRGTFERVSNLLFQKDFSWLVGAEVLATDERNVVRAAQTPNPLPRETFFIGSIFGEATIDDTDSLLDPTKGFRLRGFAAPEVSRTQGSQYFYLRAQVDGSIYQRVTDNVVLAGRLTAATITGAPRFAIAPSRRLYAGGGGSVRGYGFQAIGPVDQFDIPLGGRSLVEGSVEARVQTGFMDGAVSVVPFLDFGSVSTSSIPDFETVKFGAGLGLRYATGFGPIRFDVGVPLNPGPNDSSVAVYVSLGQAF, encoded by the coding sequence GTGGCTGGCTCCGCGTCTCCGGCGACGAGCAGGACCGGCTGGTGCGCCGCGCCGCCGATCAACGCGCGGCAGCGCGCGCTCGCAGGTCCGCGCAGTTCAGCTCGGCAGGCTAGTCTGATCGCCGGCTCGCTGCATTGGGCGGCAATCCTGGCGCTGGCCCTTCCTTCCCAACTCGCCGCGCAGCAAAGCCAGCAGCAGCGGCTCGAGGACCTGATCCCCGACAGCGCCGTGGAGGACCCGGACAGCTGGGCGGCGCAAGGCGTGGAAGCGCGTCCTGAAGACGCAGTCGATGAGGTTGCGGACGCCGACATCGACACCGATACGCCCTTGGCCGAACTGCCCGATATGGCGATCGAATGGCCCGACGAGATCGAACTTGCCGAAGCGCCCGAGGTCGAGCCCGACGAATCGCTGGAATTTGCCGAAGCTACATTCGGCGACGAGGATTTCCTGCCCGATGCGCAGGTTGTCGAGATCACCGATTCGCTCGTGCTCGCTTTCCCGGCGCAGGACGAGGGCTTCACCGTCCGCAATGAATTCGTCGAGCGGTTCGATGCGCTGTCCAACATCAAGGCATTCGATGACGGCGAGACCAATGTCGCTCAGCTGGCCGCGCGGGCGGCGGCCGACGAGGAACTGCTCAACAACCTGCTGCGCAACTATGGCTTCTACGACGGCCTGGTCGTGCGGACCCTGGGCGAAATCCAGGAAGCGGACGAAATCCCGGCGGTACGTTTCGACATCGTCCCGGGGCCGCGCTACCGCTTCGGGGTCATCGATCTCGGTTCGCTCGTAACCGCGCCCGATGCGAACGAACTGCGCGCTGCCTTCGAGATCGAGAGCGGCGACCCGCTCGACAACGATCGCATCATTGCGGAGCAGCTCGACCTCGATATCGCTTTGGGCGAAACCGGCTATCCCTTCGCCGAAATTGCGGCGCCGAGCCTGCTGATCGACCATGATCGCAGCGAGGGCGATCTGACGCTGCCGGTCGAACCCAACGGAAAATACGCTTTCGGGCAGGTGATCTCGGACCGGCCTGAATTCCTGTCGAGCCGCCACCTCCAGCGCATCGCCCGCTTCGAAGCGGGCGACGTCTACCAGCGCAGCCTGCAGTTGGACCTGCGGCGTGCGATCACCGCGACAGGGCTTGTTTCGCGCGTGTCGATCGACGTGCAGGAAGTCCAGCCGCCTGCCGATGGCGACGTGGGCGTCGTCGATCTCAATGTCGCCATGACCCCCGCGCCGTTGCGCACGATCGCCGGCGCGGTCGGCTACGGGTCGGAAGAGGGCTTCAGGGTCCAGGCCAGCTGGGAACACCGCAACCTGTTCCCGCCCGAAGGTTCGCTGCGCGTCCGCGGCATTCTCGGCACGCGCGAGCAATTGGCGGGCGTCACCTTCCGCAAGAACAATTTCCGCAAGCGCGACCAGATCCTGACGCTCGACGCCTATGCGTCAGATTTAGAGACCGACGCCGTGGATGCCCGCACGATCGCCTTGCGCGGCACGTTCGAACGCGTCAGCAACCTGCTGTTCCAGAAGGATTTCAGCTGGCTGGTCGGCGCAGAAGTGCTGGCGACCGACGAGCGTAACGTGGTGCGCGCGGCGCAGACCCCCAACCCGCTCCCGCGCGAGACATTTTTCATCGGATCGATCTTCGGCGAAGCGACCATCGACGACACCGATTCGCTGCTCGATCCGACCAAGGGTTTCCGTCTGCGAGGCTTCGCCGCGCCCGAAGTTTCGCGCACGCAAGGCTCGCAATATTTCTACCTGCGCGCTCAGGTCGATGGCAGCATCTACCAGCGGGTCACCGACAATGTGGTCCTCGCCGGACGCCTGACCGCCGCCACGATCACAGGTGCGCCGCGCTTCGCCATTGCACCGTCGCGGCGGCTCTATGCCGGCGGCGGCGGTTCCGTGCGCGGCTACGGCTTCCAGGCGATCGGCCCGGTCGACCAGTTCGACATCCCGCTCGGCGGGCGCTCGCTGGTCGAAGGTTCGGTCGAAGCGAGGGTGCAGACCGGCTTCATGGATGGCGCGGTCTCGGTCGTACCGTTCCTCGACTTCGGCAGCGTTTCGACCAGTTCGATCCCCGATTTCGAGACGGTCAAGTTCGGGGCCGGACTCGGCCTGCGCTATGCGACCGGCTTCGGGCCGATCCGCTTCGATGTCGGTGTGCCGCTCAACCCCGGTCCGAATGACAGTTCCGTCGCTGTCTACGTTTCGCTGGGTCAGGCCTTCTGA
- a CDS encoding translocation/assembly module TamB domain-containing protein, translating to MADETMTEEADRATAAPAPRKRKRRWAKRFTAAIGVLLLLLVGLLALVNSPIGKRYVADQIAQVAPASGLRFEVGRIEGDLFRDARLYDVVLYDPKGAFLRIPEAEMDWRPLSWFTSGLDIRTAIARRATLERLPELLPGDPDAPTLPNFDIRIDRLAIENLTIAPGIIDERSHRVDLTASADIREGLADVEASGRLGREDRFVLDLEAEPDGNVFDLDLDYVAPRDGVIASLVGAEAGYEARVRGGGTWRDWKGFLTVRRDDSMIGGFRLTNKAGLYGLVGQIDAAPLSEGLIEAAAAPRLSLAFFTTLEESVLDGALRARSRALNLRADGVVDLANNTIDEIEFAGDLLDPDLLGADVARLEGARIEGTLAGAFDALDIQHVLTVDRAIAGTAQIAGIRQQGRARYADGRWVLPLDLKVDRIATGTAMVDPRLIDGSLGGQIVLAGDRLTSEALRFAFPGATGQVALDGNLSTGRYAVSGPVAINGLPFDNLGVVNAGGQVDFVLPGDGGWRLAIDGRANVPRVSNETVANFVGPSLALRGGVTLGDAGPVAFRNVVLDAAKLSLNADGAITPGRTTLTGNGRHVDYGPFTIEGAYTDAGPEAVLVLADPLPAAELSNVRLAISPSETGFAIATTGGSLLGPFEGDLNLALPADGPARLDIARLRVWETDITGNVTFADAGARGRIALSGGGLDGNISIAPQGEALRFAFDVDANNATFGGDTPIAIRRADIEGEGILLDGSSTVNASVFAQGVSYGTVFIGRLAANAELTDGRGKVTGSVAGRRGSRFALQVDANIAPDRVAVAAQGDFAGRPLRFPRRAVLTRRSDGGWDLARTQLSYDGGRTVVEGTFGGETLAMRAWFDGMPLSLADIASADQGLGGRLSGTVEYNAPQTGAPTGEMRIKVDKLTRSGLVLTSRPIDLGLVARLQPSRLEARAVIAEDGGQRGRAQARITGLPASGGLYERLSAGDLFAQLRYDGAAQALWRLARIETFDVGGPVKVSADVRGTLARPVVRGALASDDLRIQSALSGTNIAQVSVRGRFSGSRLRLTRFAGTAANGGQVSGSGVVDLANISATRGPEIDLRIAASNAQLIAANGLDATVTGPIRIVSDGIGGTIAGRLRIDRASWQLGVADEDVRLPQIATREINAPADVAPTPAAAAPWRYLINATADSRVDVDGMGLDSEWEADIRLRGTTDDPRLGGQARVVRGFYSFAGTRFELTRGRIAFDESVPIDPRIDIVAETDRAGIDVAVSVQGSATQPEIRFSSTPALPEEEILARLLFGGSVTELSATDAVQLGAALASLRGGGGMDPINQLRTAIGLDRLRIVGADPALGRSTGVALGKNIGRRFYVELITDGRGYSATEVEFRITSWLSLLGAVSTVGRESVVVEISRDY from the coding sequence ATGGCGGACGAGACCATGACCGAAGAAGCGGATCGTGCAACCGCCGCACCAGCTCCGCGCAAACGCAAGCGGCGCTGGGCCAAGCGGTTCACGGCGGCGATCGGCGTTCTCCTGCTGCTGCTCGTGGGCCTGCTGGCTCTGGTCAATTCACCCATCGGCAAGCGCTACGTCGCCGATCAGATCGCCCAGGTCGCACCCGCATCCGGTTTGCGCTTCGAGGTCGGTCGCATCGAAGGGGACCTGTTCCGCGATGCGCGGCTCTACGATGTCGTCCTCTACGATCCGAAGGGCGCGTTCCTGCGCATCCCCGAGGCCGAGATGGACTGGCGGCCGCTCTCGTGGTTCACCTCCGGCCTCGACATCCGCACCGCGATCGCTCGCCGTGCGACACTCGAGCGTCTGCCCGAGCTGTTGCCGGGCGACCCCGACGCGCCGACCCTGCCCAATTTCGATATCCGGATCGATCGTCTGGCAATCGAAAATCTGACCATCGCCCCAGGCATCATCGACGAGCGTAGCCACCGCGTCGATCTCACCGCCAGCGCCGACATTCGGGAGGGGCTCGCCGATGTCGAGGCTAGCGGGCGGCTGGGGCGCGAGGATCGATTCGTGCTCGACCTCGAAGCCGAGCCTGACGGCAATGTCTTCGATCTCGACCTCGACTATGTCGCGCCGCGCGACGGCGTTATCGCCAGCCTTGTCGGAGCGGAAGCAGGCTACGAGGCGCGCGTGCGCGGTGGCGGCACCTGGCGCGACTGGAAGGGGTTCCTGACCGTCCGGCGGGACGACAGCATGATCGGCGGTTTTCGCCTGACCAACAAAGCGGGTCTGTACGGTCTGGTCGGGCAGATCGACGCCGCGCCGTTATCAGAGGGTCTGATCGAAGCGGCTGCCGCGCCGAGGCTCTCGCTGGCCTTCTTCACCACGCTGGAAGAATCGGTTCTCGACGGAGCCTTGCGCGCTCGCAGCAGGGCCTTGAACCTGCGGGCCGATGGTGTTGTGGACCTTGCCAACAATACAATCGACGAGATCGAATTCGCGGGAGACTTGCTCGACCCTGACCTCTTGGGCGCCGATGTCGCCCGGCTCGAAGGGGCGCGGATCGAAGGTACGCTTGCGGGCGCTTTCGACGCGCTCGACATTCAGCACGTCCTGACGGTCGATCGCGCAATCGCAGGCACCGCACAGATCGCCGGTATCCGCCAGCAAGGCCGCGCGCGCTATGCCGACGGGCGCTGGGTCCTGCCGCTCGATCTCAAGGTGGATCGCATCGCGACCGGAACGGCGATGGTCGATCCCCGCCTGATCGATGGCTCGCTCGGCGGGCAGATCGTGCTGGCGGGCGATCGCCTGACTTCCGAAGCGCTCCGCTTCGCCTTCCCCGGAGCCACCGGACAGGTTGCGCTCGACGGCAATCTTTCGACGGGTCGCTATGCGGTCTCCGGGCCGGTGGCCATCAACGGATTGCCGTTCGACAATCTCGGCGTCGTCAATGCCGGGGGGCAGGTCGACTTCGTGCTGCCGGGCGATGGCGGTTGGCGGCTCGCCATCGACGGGCGCGCCAATGTGCCGCGCGTCAGCAATGAGACGGTGGCCAATTTCGTCGGGCCGAGCCTCGCCTTGCGCGGAGGGGTCACGCTTGGGGACGCCGGACCGGTAGCTTTCCGAAACGTCGTACTCGATGCCGCCAAACTTTCGCTCAATGCCGATGGCGCGATTACGCCCGGGCGCACGACGCTGACCGGCAACGGGCGGCATGTCGATTACGGCCCTTTCACGATCGAAGGGGCCTATACAGACGCAGGGCCCGAGGCCGTGCTGGTCCTCGCCGACCCATTGCCCGCCGCCGAGCTCAGTAATGTCCGGCTCGCCATCAGCCCGTCGGAAACCGGTTTCGCCATCGCTACGACCGGCGGTTCGCTGCTTGGTCCCTTCGAAGGCGATCTCAACCTGGCGCTACCGGCCGACGGGCCTGCGCGTCTGGATATCGCCCGACTGCGCGTGTGGGAAACCGACATAACCGGCAATGTCACCTTCGCGGATGCCGGCGCTCGCGGAAGGATCGCGCTGTCGGGTGGCGGCCTGGACGGCAATATCTCGATTGCGCCACAGGGCGAGGCGCTGCGCTTCGCTTTCGATGTCGATGCCAACAACGCGACCTTCGGCGGCGATACCCCCATCGCAATCAGGCGCGCAGACATCGAGGGCGAGGGAATCCTGCTCGACGGGTCCAGCACCGTCAATGCCAGCGTTTTCGCACAAGGCGTCAGCTACGGCACGGTGTTCATCGGGCGTCTCGCCGCGAATGCGGAACTGACCGACGGTCGCGGCAAGGTCACCGGCTCTGTTGCCGGTCGCCGCGGGAGCCGGTTTGCATTGCAGGTCGATGCCAACATCGCGCCCGACCGGGTGGCGGTGGCCGCGCAAGGCGACTTTGCCGGACGGCCGCTTCGATTCCCGCGTCGCGCAGTGTTGACGCGCCGCAGCGATGGCGGCTGGGACCTTGCCCGTACGCAATTGAGCTACGATGGGGGTCGCACCGTTGTCGAAGGGACCTTCGGCGGGGAAACGCTGGCCATGCGCGCCTGGTTCGATGGCATGCCGCTTTCGCTCGCCGACATTGCTTCTGCCGATCAGGGGCTGGGCGGGCGTCTATCGGGTACCGTCGAGTATAACGCTCCGCAAACAGGCGCTCCCACCGGTGAGATGCGTATCAAGGTCGACAAGCTGACCCGTTCCGGCCTTGTCCTGACATCGCGCCCGATCGACCTCGGCCTCGTCGCGCGCCTGCAACCGTCGCGCCTCGAAGCGCGCGCGGTTATCGCCGAGGACGGCGGACAGCGCGGTCGCGCGCAGGCGCGGATCACCGGCTTGCCGGCCAGCGGCGGACTTTACGAGCGGCTCAGCGCGGGCGACCTCTTTGCGCAGTTGCGTTATGATGGCGCGGCGCAGGCGCTGTGGCGGCTCGCCCGGATCGAAACCTTCGATGTCGGCGGGCCGGTCAAGGTTTCGGCGGATGTGCGCGGGACGCTGGCACGACCGGTCGTCCGCGGTGCGCTCGCCAGCGACGATCTTCGGATACAAAGCGCGTTGTCGGGCACCAACATCGCCCAGGTCTCGGTGCGCGGCCGCTTCTCCGGTTCGCGGCTGCGCTTGACGCGCTTTGCCGGCACCGCGGCCAACGGTGGCCAGGTCAGCGGCAGCGGCGTGGTCGATCTCGCCAATATCAGTGCCACGCGCGGGCCCGAGATCGACCTTCGCATCGCCGCCAGCAATGCGCAGCTTATCGCCGCAAACGGTCTCGACGCGACGGTGACCGGGCCCATCCGGATCGTCTCCGACGGCATCGGCGGCACGATCGCCGGACGGCTGCGGATCGACCGCGCCAGCTGGCAATTGGGCGTAGCCGATGAAGACGTGCGGTTGCCGCAGATCGCCACGCGAGAAATCAACGCTCCCGCCGATGTCGCGCCGACTCCCGCGGCGGCCGCCCCATGGCGCTATCTCATCAACGCTACAGCCGACAGCAGGGTCGATGTCGACGGCATGGGCCTCGACAGCGAGTGGGAGGCCGATATCCGCTTGCGCGGGACAACCGACGATCCGCGTCTCGGGGGCCAGGCCCGCGTGGTGCGCGGCTTCTATTCCTTTGCCGGAACACGTTTCGAATTGACGCGAGGGCGGATTGCTTTCGACGAAAGCGTTCCGATCGATCCGCGTATCGACATCGTCGCCGAGACGGACCGGGCGGGGATCGATGTCGCCGTGTCGGTCCAGGGCAGCGCAACGCAGCCGGAAATCCGGTTCAGTTCGACACCGGCCTTGCCGGAAGAGGAAATTCTCGCCCGCTTGTTGTTCGGCGGGTCCGTGACGGAGCTTTCCGCCACCGACGCCGTTCAGTTGGGCGCGGCGCTGGCCTCGCTGCGCGGCGGCGGCGGGATGGACCCGATCAACCAGCTACGGACTGCCATTGGATTGGACCGGTTGCGTATTGTGGGGGCCGATCCGGCGCTGGGTCGCTCGACCGGGGTTGCGCTCGGCAAGAACATCGGTCGACGCTTCTATGTTGAACTCATCACCGACGGGCGCGGCTACAGCGCCACCGAAGTCGAGTTCCGCATAACGAGCTGGCTATCGCTGCTTGGCGCGGTATCGACTGTCGGCAGGGAAAGCGTCGTTGTGGAAATCAGCCGCGATTACTGA